A window of Castanea sativa cultivar Marrone di Chiusa Pesio chromosome 1, ASM4071231v1 contains these coding sequences:
- the LOC142618847 gene encoding serine carboxypeptidase-like 17 produces MVFHMLFPRKACNTVSLPRWASLRVLLVLIFSANTVYSGSIVKYLPGFDGELPFKLETGYISVGDSELFYYFIESQGNPQQDPLFLWLTGGPGCSSFCGIVYEIGPLEFQINNYTGGLPRLVYYPYAWTKTASIIFLDAPVGTGFSYARTPEGWPTSDSESSEQSYQFLRKWLDEHPQYLPVQLFVGGDSYSGIIVPLVTKKVIDGIAAKVKPRMNLKGYLIGSPRTDSVIDENSKIIFAHRMALISDELYEELKTSCQENYVVVDPSNTACVLALAYYEKCIKDLFRNDILEPKCAFASPSLNTELDRRSVQENSADFILSPPRIHEYWCRNFNYALAYMWSNDDRVQDALHVRQGFVWDWKRCNKSLSYTKDILSVVDVHRYLSKKGLQVLVESGDRDMVVPFVGTEQWIKSLNLTIVNDWRPWLVDGQIAGYTRKYSENGFRLTFATVKGAGHTAPEYYRRECYNMFQRWVHYYPL; encoded by the exons ATGGTATTTCACATGCTATTTCCAAGGAAGGCCTGTAACACTGTCAGTCTGCCAAGATGGGCGTCTTTGCGTGTGCTTCTTGTGTTAATTTTCTCAGCAAACACAGTTTACTCTGGCTCCATTGTCAAGTATCTGCCTGGCTTTGATGGTGAACTACCATTTAAACTCGAAACAGG ATACATAAGTGTGGGGGATTCTGAGCTATTCTACTATTTCATTGAGTCTCAAGGAAATCCTCAACAAGACCCTCTTTTTCTTTGGCTTACAGGAGGACCTGGCTGTTCCTCTTTTTGTGGAATTGTCTATGAAATTG GTCCACTGGAATTTCAGATTAACAACTACACTGGGGGCTTACCAAGATTGGTATATTATCCATATGCATGGACAAAG ACAGCCAGCATTATATTTCTAGATGCACCTGTTGGCACTGGATTCTCCTATGCAAGAACTCCAGAAGGCTGGCCTACCTCAGATTCAGAATCATCTGAACAATCCTATCAATTCCTCAGGAAG TGGCTAGATGAACACCCACAATATCTCCCAGTTCAACTATTTGTTGGCGGGGACTCTTATTCAGGCATTATTGTTCCATTAGTGACAAAGAAGGTCATAGATG GTATTGCAGCTAAAGTCAAGCCACGAATGAACCTCAAA GGGTATTTAATTGGGAGCCCACGTACAGATTCGGTTATTGATGAAAATTCCAAAATAATATTCGCTCATCGGATGGCACTGATATCAGATGAACTTTATGAG GAACTCAAAACAAGTTGCCAAGAGAACTATGTGGTCGTAGATCCATCCAATACAGCATGTGTCTTGGCTCTTGCATATTACGAAAAA TGCATAAAAGATCTATTTCGTAATGATATTTTGGAACCAAAGTGCGCTTTTGCTTCTCCAAGCCTTAATACAGAACTGGATAGAAGATCTGTACAAGAAAATTCTGCAGATTTCATACTTTCTCCACCAAGAATTCATGAATATTGGTGTCGG aattttaattatGCATTAGCATACATGTGGTCCAATGATGACAGAGTTCAAGATGCTTTGCATGTTCGACAG GGTTTTGTCTGGGATTGGAAGAGGTGCAACAAGAGCTTATCATACACGAAGGATATTTTGAGCGTGGTTGATGTTCATCGATATCTCAGTAAGAAAGGCTTACAAGTCCTGGTGGAGAG TGGTGATCGTGATATGGTTGTCCCATTTGTGGGCACAGAACAATGGATAAAGTCACTTAATTTGACTATTGTCAATGATTGGCGACCTTGGCTTGTTGATGGTCAAATTGCAGG GTACACAAGAAAGTATTCTGAGAATGGATTTCGTTTAACATTTGCAACTGTAAAG GGTGCTGGTCATACTGCACCAGAGTACTACCGTAGAGAATGTTATAACATGTTTCAAAGGTGGGTCCATTATTACCCTTTGTAa